In the genome of Thiomicrospira aerophila AL3, one region contains:
- a CDS encoding DUF6627 family protein — protein MIKKWLGGALAAMVLGVASMGAQASMISNAELAAVEAQLELRDQVMQQITRADVQQQLVAMGVSVKDVEQRIAAMTDAEIAQLHSQLQDLPAGAGVIGIALFVFVVFVITDVLGATDIFPFIQPVR, from the coding sequence ATGATTAAGAAATGGTTAGGTGGCGCATTAGCCGCGATGGTACTGGGTGTGGCAAGTATGGGTGCGCAAGCGAGCATGATTTCAAATGCCGAATTAGCAGCCGTTGAAGCACAGCTTGAATTGCGTGATCAAGTGATGCAGCAAATTACCCGTGCCGATGTGCAGCAACAGTTAGTGGCGATGGGTGTATCGGTTAAAGACGTTGAACAGCGTATTGCCGCGATGACCGATGCTGAAATTGCGCAGTTGCACAGTCAATTACAAGACCTTCCAGCGGGTGCCGGTGTGATTGGTATCGCTTTGTTTGTTTTTGTGGTATTTGTAATTACTGATGTGCTTGGTGCAACGGATATTTTCCCGTTCATTCAACCGGTTAGATAA
- a CDS encoding PA2778 family cysteine peptidase — MTRFAVTGQLNTRLWLGVLFLIGLFGLTTLSGCATPKQSQAWLQTTDAPIQFELVDVPFFPNQDYYCGPAALASMMTYQGEAVTPEQLINRLVIPAKEGTLQIELSAVARQAGWLPYQIEGDLAALEQAVLAGYPVLVLQNLGLDWAPRWHYAVVVGFDRASRHWILRSEQEPRRLTAAGVFERTWARGGYWGMVLADPAAPPPFAQARPWFQRAFDLESVGQLDAAHAAYASGYQRWPAFLPFGLALLNDYYEQQAWSAGDALLAQLWQQHQSSAQLWNNWAVWLSAQGCPSLAQQALQCGWQRQPDAPFLINTAANLGLPDLDQLPPLSFTDCGPLQCRR, encoded by the coding sequence ATGACAAGATTCGCCGTTACAGGGCAACTTAACACCCGGCTTTGGCTGGGTGTTTTGTTTTTAATCGGCCTGTTTGGACTCACAACCTTATCGGGTTGTGCCACTCCCAAACAAAGCCAGGCCTGGTTGCAAACCACCGATGCGCCCATTCAGTTTGAATTAGTGGATGTGCCTTTTTTCCCTAATCAAGATTACTATTGTGGTCCGGCTGCGCTCGCCAGTATGATGACTTATCAAGGTGAGGCGGTGACGCCAGAGCAGCTTATTAATCGCTTGGTTATTCCGGCTAAGGAAGGGACGTTACAAATTGAGCTGAGCGCGGTGGCGCGCCAAGCCGGTTGGTTGCCTTACCAAATTGAGGGAGATTTGGCCGCCCTAGAACAGGCGGTTCTTGCAGGTTATCCCGTGTTGGTCTTACAAAATCTCGGTTTAGATTGGGCGCCTAGATGGCATTATGCGGTGGTGGTGGGTTTTGATCGAGCCAGCAGACACTGGATATTGCGTTCTGAACAGGAACCTCGACGCCTGACCGCCGCGGGTGTGTTTGAACGTACCTGGGCACGCGGCGGCTATTGGGGCATGGTCTTAGCTGATCCGGCAGCGCCCCCCCCTTTTGCGCAAGCGCGCCCATGGTTTCAGCGTGCGTTTGATTTAGAGTCTGTCGGCCAGCTTGATGCCGCGCACGCCGCTTATGCCTCAGGCTATCAGCGTTGGCCGGCGTTTTTGCCCTTTGGCCTCGCGTTACTTAATGATTATTATGAGCAGCAGGCCTGGTCAGCAGGCGATGCGTTATTAGCGCAACTTTGGCAACAGCATCAAAGCTCGGCACAATTATGGAATAACTGGGCGGTATGGCTGTCAGCGCAAGGGTGTCCTAGCTTGGCGCAACAGGCATTACAATGCGGTTGGCAACGTCAACCGGATGCGCCGTTTTTAATCAATACCGCAGCCAATTTAGGTCTGCCTGATTTAGATCAACTCCCCCCGCTATCCTTTACTGATTGCGGGCCATTACAATGTCGGCGTTGA
- the dprA gene encoding DNA-processing protein DprA, producing the protein MTSSLTDLHTSFSLEATPDLSPTLIKRLVLGQASFKNLTALVHAFPSWSAIAQADQQAWSHQAGWRYEAAKRCFEVSAQAIEALDNWLLQPQHHLVLLGDAAYPPLLKTIVDPPIALFVQGDIGCLQRPQFAIVGSRHATRQGLKMTEDFACALANAGLQIVSGLARGIDAAAHLGGLAGLAGTIAVVGTGLDQVYPKAHQRLAAQISEQGALISEYPLGTPPLRHHFPQRNRIISGMALGCLVVEAALQSGSLITARQALEQGREVFAIPGSIQNSLARGPHAMIRQGAKLVEQVDDILEELVPLLQKHQALALTPSHEDAKQPACPNSPSRPATHSLALDSLTAAERSLYQLMEYEAVSLDQLMSLSHLSAAEVQSSMMMLEIAGLCQALSAGRWQRC; encoded by the coding sequence ATGACCAGTTCACTTACCGACCTACACACAAGTTTCAGCCTCGAAGCCACGCCAGACCTTTCACCCACTTTAATCAAGCGTTTGGTGCTAGGACAAGCGAGCTTTAAAAACCTCACCGCGCTAGTGCACGCCTTTCCGAGCTGGAGCGCGATAGCACAGGCTGATCAGCAGGCCTGGTCACATCAAGCAGGCTGGCGTTATGAAGCGGCTAAGCGATGTTTTGAGGTTAGCGCTCAGGCCATTGAGGCTTTGGATAATTGGCTGTTACAACCGCAGCATCACCTGGTGTTATTAGGTGATGCGGCCTATCCGCCGCTGTTAAAAACCATAGTAGATCCGCCGATTGCGTTATTTGTGCAAGGGGATATCGGCTGTTTACAACGTCCGCAATTTGCGATAGTGGGCAGTCGTCATGCGACACGGCAAGGTCTCAAAATGACTGAGGATTTTGCCTGTGCTCTGGCCAATGCCGGGTTGCAGATTGTCAGCGGGCTGGCGCGAGGTATTGATGCGGCAGCACACCTGGGCGGTTTAGCAGGACTGGCTGGCACTATTGCGGTGGTTGGCACGGGGTTGGATCAGGTCTATCCAAAAGCGCATCAGCGTTTAGCCGCCCAAATCAGTGAACAAGGTGCACTCATCAGTGAATACCCGCTTGGCACGCCACCTTTGCGCCATCATTTTCCACAGCGTAATCGAATTATCAGCGGCATGGCACTAGGTTGTCTTGTGGTTGAAGCGGCCTTGCAAAGTGGTTCGCTGATTACAGCCCGCCAAGCTTTAGAGCAGGGACGGGAAGTATTTGCCATTCCGGGATCCATCCAAAATAGCCTTGCCCGTGGTCCGCATGCGATGATTCGTCAAGGGGCAAAACTGGTTGAACAGGTTGATGACATCTTAGAAGAATTAGTACCTTTGCTGCAAAAACACCAAGCGCTAGCCTTAACCCCATCACATGAAGACGCGAAACAACCTGCCTGTCCTAATAGTCCGAGCAGGCCTGCTACGCATTCATTAGCCCTAGATAGTTTAACCGCTGCAGAACGCAGTCTATATCAGCTGATGGAATATGAGGCGGTGTCGCTAGATCAACTGATGAGTTTGAGTCATTTGAGCGCGGCAGAGGTACAAAGTAGTATGATGATGCTTGAGATAGCTGGCTTGTGCCAGGCTCTGTCAGCCGGGCGATGGCAGCGCTGCTAA
- the def gene encoding peptide deformylase: MQKLELVLYPDAGLREKCRPVADMSDRIDQLIDDMFYTMYEAPGIGLAAPQIAVQERIIVVDVSEDNSKPLALINPEIIGTDGEISWEEGCLSLPGIYGEVKRPRHIKVRALNRDGQPIEMIADDLLAVCIQHEIDHLNGVLFTDHLSALKRTRLLHKFKKMQAAERGAN; this comes from the coding sequence ATGCAAAAACTCGAGCTTGTTTTATATCCTGATGCAGGATTGCGTGAAAAATGTCGCCCCGTTGCGGACATGTCCGACCGGATTGATCAACTTATTGATGATATGTTTTATACCATGTACGAGGCACCAGGCATTGGTTTAGCTGCCCCGCAAATTGCCGTACAAGAACGGATCATTGTGGTGGATGTCAGTGAAGATAATTCAAAACCCTTGGCACTGATTAACCCTGAAATTATCGGCACCGACGGCGAAATTAGCTGGGAGGAAGGCTGTTTATCCCTGCCCGGCATTTATGGTGAGGTCAAACGGCCGCGCCATATTAAAGTGCGTGCGCTCAACCGAGATGGCCAACCGATTGAAATGATTGCCGATGATTTGCTGGCGGTCTGCATTCAGCATGAAATAGATCATTTAAACGGTGTGCTGTTTACCGACCATTTGTCGGCACTGAAACGCACACGCTTGCTGCATAAGTTTAAGAAAATGCAAGCCGCTGAACGAGGAGCAAATTAA